The segment GCCGGACAAGGTGACAGGCGGGCGATCTGGAAATTCAGCGACAAGAGACAGCTTCCCGCCCATTGCCTGAACGGTTTTCCGCAGTGTGGACAGCAGGAGGTCGCTGCGCTTTTCAAGGCGCGATACGCTGTCCTGGGTGATCCCGAGCGTCTTGGCCATGCGGACCTGCGTCAGCTTGCGGGCGCGCCGCAGTTGCTGTAAGGTCATCTGCTCTTTGATCAGCTCCGCGGTGCGCACTTCAATCTGTTTTCGCCGCTCGGGGCTGAGATTCTTCATTTTGTCTTTCAGCGTGATCGCCATGGCTAGACCCGTCCTTTCTTGATACATGA is part of the Candidatus Methylomirabilis tolerans genome and harbors:
- a CDS encoding helix-turn-helix domain-containing protein, with the protein product MAITLKDKMKNLSPERRKQIEVRTAELIKEQMTLQQLRRARKLTQVRMAKTLGITQDSVSRLEKRSDLLLSTLRKTVQAMGGKLSLVAEFPDRPPVTLSGIAEDESTSKPAGRKGAHAGSMGRHSSIIAARG